A section of the Rattus norvegicus strain BN/NHsdMcwi chromosome 15, GRCr8, whole genome shotgun sequence genome encodes:
- the Pcdh9 gene encoding protocadherin-9 isoform X7 codes for MDLRDFYLLAALIACLRLDSAIAQELIYTIREELPENVPIGNIPKDLNISHINAATGTSASLVYRLVSKAGDAPLVKVSSSTGEIFTTSNRIDREKLCAGASYAEENECFFELEVVILPNDFFRLIKIKIIVKDTNDNAPMFPSPVINISIPENTLINSRFPIPSATDPDTGFNGVQHYELLNGQSVFGLDIVETPEGEKWPQLIVQQNLDREQKDTYVMKIKVEDGGTPQKSSTAILQVTVSDVNDNRPVFKEGQVEVHIPENAPVGTSVIQLHATDADIGSNAEIRYIFGAQVAPATKRLFALNNTTGLITVQRSLDREETAIHKVTVLASDGSSTPARATVTINVTDVNDNPPNIDLRYIISPINGTVYLSEKDPVNTKIALITVSDKDTDVNGKVICFIEREVPFHLKAVYDNQYLLETSSLLDYEGTKEFSFKIVASDSGKPSLNQTALVRVKLEDENDNPPIFNQPVIELSVSENNRRGLYLTTISATDEDSGKNADIVYQLGPNASFFDLDRKTGVLTASRVFNREEQERFIFTVTARDNGTPPLQSQAAVIVTVLDENDNSPKFTHNHFQFFVSENLPKYSTVGVITVTDEDAGENKAVTLSILNDNENFVLDPYSGVIKSNVSFDREQQSSYTFDVKATDGGQPPRSSTAKVTINVMDVNDNSPVVISPPSNTSFKLVPLSAIPGSVVAEVFAVDIDTGMNAELKYTIVSGNNKGLFRIDPVTGNITLEEKPAPTDVGLHRLVVNISDLGYPKALHTLVLVFLYVNDTAGNASYIYDLIRRTMETPLDRNIGDSGQPYQNEDYLTIMIAIVAGAMVVIVVIFVTVLVRCRHASRFKAAQRSKQGAEWMSPNQENKQNKKKKRKKRKSPKSSLLNFVTIEESKPDDAVHEPINGTISLPAELEEQSIGRFDWGPAPPTTFKPNSPDLAKHYKSASPQPAFHLKPDTPVSVKKHHVIQELPLDNTFVGGCDTLSKRSSTSSDHFSASECSSQGGFKTKGPLHTRQCNSHSKNDLIPVTHQKCPSSTGFHIRENEESHSEPQDEFYDQASPDKRTEADGNSDPNSELKSTRCFLHAWVQPQTTK; via the coding sequence ATGGACCTGAGGGATTTTTACCTGTTGGCTGCTCTGATTGCCTGTTTAAGGCTGGATTCCGCAATAGCTCAAGAACTTATTTACACTATTAGAGAGGAATTGCCCGAAAATGTGCCCATAGGAAATATACCAAAGGATCTGAATATTTCTCACATCAACGCTGCCACAGGGACGagtgccagccttgtctacaggcTGGTTTCTAAAGCTGGGGATGCCCCTCTGGTGAAAGTATCCAGTAGCACTGGGGAGATTTTCACAACCTCCAACAGAATagacagagagaaactctgtGCCGGAGCTTCTTATGCTGAGGAGAATGAGTGTTTCTTTGAACTTGAGGTGGTGATCCTCCCCAATGACTTTTTCAGACTGATCAAAATCAAGATCATTGTCAAGGATACCAATGATAATGCCCCCATGTTTCCGTCTCCCGTCATCAATATTTCCATCCCAGAGAACACTTTGATCAACAGTCGCTTTCCAATCCCATCAGCCACAGACCCTGACACGGGCTTCAATGGGGTACAGCATTATGAATTGCTGAATGGGCAGAGTGTTTTTGGACTGGATATCGTGGAAACTCCGGAGGGAGAAAAGTGGCCGCAATTGATCGTTCAGCAGAACTTGGATAGAGAACAAAAAGATACCTATGTGATGAAAATCAAAGTGGAGGATGGGGGCACTCCACAGAAATCCAGCACAGCCATACTCCAGGTCACAGTAAGTGATGTCAATGACAACAGGCCAGTGTTTAAAGAGGGTCAAGTGGAAGTGCATATTCCAGAGAATGCTCCTGTAGGGACCTCTGTGATTCAGCTCCATGCTACTGATGCAGACATAGGCAGCAATGCTGAAATCCGGTACATCTTTGGTGCCCAGGTCGCCCCTGCAACCAAAAGACTCTTTGCTTTAAATAACACAACTGGGCTGATTACAGTTCAGAGGTCCTTAGATAGGGAAGAGACAGCCATTCACAAAGTGACAGTGCTGGCTAGTGACGGCAGCTCCACTCCTGCCAGAGCCACCGTTACCATCAATGTCACAGATGTAAATGATAATCCTCCAAACATAGACCTCAGGTACATTATAAGTCCCATCAATGGCACCGTGTATCTCTCTGAGAAAGATCCAGTCAATACAAAGATTGCCCTAATTACAGTTTCAGATAAGGACACGGATGTGAATGGCAAAGTGATCTGTTTTATTGAAAGAGAGGTCCCATTTCATCTGAAGGCAGTGTATGACAACCAGTATCTGCTAGAGACCTCGTCTCTGCTGGACTATGAGGGCACCAAAGAATTCAGCTTTAAAATCGTTGCCTCTGATTCTGGGAAGCCCAGTTTGAATCAGACTGCCCTGGTAAGGGTTAAGCTTGAGGACGAAAATGACAACCCACCAATTTTCAACCAGCCTGTAATTGAGCTGTCAGTTTCTGAAAACAACCGACGTGGGTTATACTTAACAACTATTAGTGCTACGGATGAAGACAGTGGGAAAAATGCAGACATTGTTTATCAGCTTGGACCCAATGCCTCCTTCTTTGATCTGGACAGAAAGACAGGAGTTCTGACAGCCTCCAGAGTCTTTAACAGGGAGGAACAAGAGCGGTTCATTTTTACAGTAACTGCCAGGGACAACGGGACCCCTCCCCTGCAGAGCCAAGCAGCCGTGATAGTTACTGTTCTGGATGAGAATGACAATAGCCCCAAGTTCACTCATAATCATTTTCAGTTTTTTGTGTCTGAGAATCTGCCAAAGTATAGTACTGTGGGGGTAATCACAGTGACAGACGAGGACGCTGGAGAGAATAAAGCTGTGACTCTTTCCATTCTAAATGACAATGAAAATTTCGTGTTGGATCCCTATTCAGGAGTCATAAAGTCCAATGTCTCCTTTGATAGAGAACAGCAGAGTTCCTACACGTTTGATGTCAAAGCCACTGACGGAGGACAGCCACCTCGGTCCTCTACTGCAAAAGTAACTATCAATGTCATGGATGTCAATGACAATAGTCCAGTTGTCATTTCTCCACCATCCAACACCTCCTTTAAGTTGGTGCCCCTCTCAGCCATTCCTGGTTCCGTGGTTGCTGAAGTTTTTGCTGTGGATATTGACACCGGGATGAATGCAGAACTTAAGTATACCATAGTGAGCGGGAACAACAAAGGATTATTTCGGATTGATCCAGTAACGGGCAATATCACCTTAGAAGAAAAGCCGGCACCTACTGACGTGGGCCTGCACCGTCTCGTGGTCAACATAAGTGACCTGGGGTACCCTAAGGCTTTGCACACTCTTGTGCTGGTATTTCTTTACGTGAACGACACTGCTGGAAACGCCTCGTATATATATGACTTGATCCGTAGGACTATGGAGACCCCGCTGGACAGGAACATAGGAGATAGTGGTCAACCTTATCAAAACGAGGACTATCTCACCATCATGATTGCCATCGTTGCCGGGGCCATGGTCGTCATCGTCGTGATCTTTGTCACGGTGCTGGTGCGCTGTCGCCATGCGTCGAGGTTCAAGGCTGCTCAGAGGAGCAAACAAGGTGCTGAATGGATGTCCCCAAACCaggagaataaacaaaacaagaaaaagaaacggAAGAAAAGAAAGTCGCCCAAGAGTTCTCTTTTGAACTTTGTTACTATCGAAGAGTCCAAACCTGATGATGCGGTTCATGAACCTATCAATGGGACCATAAGCCTGCCTGCTGAGCTGGAGGAACAGAGTATAGGAAGATTTGACTGGGGCCCGGCCCCTCCAACAACCTTCAAGCCTAACAGCCCTGACCTGGCCAAGCACTACAAATCTGCCTCTCCACAGCCTGCGTTTCATCTCAAACCAGACACTCCAGTTTCCGTGAAAAAGCACCACGTCATTCAAGAGCTCCCTTTGGACAACACCTTTGTTGGGGGCTGCGACACCCTTTCCAAACGCTCCTCCACTAGTTCAGATCACTTCAGTGCCTCAGAGTGCAGCTCCCAAGGAGGCTTCAAGACAAAGGGCCCCTTACACACCAGACAG
- the Pcdh9 gene encoding protocadherin-9 isoform X6, producing the protein MDLRDFYLLAALIACLRLDSAIAQELIYTIREELPENVPIGNIPKDLNISHINAATGTSASLVYRLVSKAGDAPLVKVSSSTGEIFTTSNRIDREKLCAGASYAEENECFFELEVVILPNDFFRLIKIKIIVKDTNDNAPMFPSPVINISIPENTLINSRFPIPSATDPDTGFNGVQHYELLNGQSVFGLDIVETPEGEKWPQLIVQQNLDREQKDTYVMKIKVEDGGTPQKSSTAILQVTVSDVNDNRPVFKEGQVEVHIPENAPVGTSVIQLHATDADIGSNAEIRYIFGAQVAPATKRLFALNNTTGLITVQRSLDREETAIHKVTVLASDGSSTPARATVTINVTDVNDNPPNIDLRYIISPINGTVYLSEKDPVNTKIALITVSDKDTDVNGKVICFIEREVPFHLKAVYDNQYLLETSSLLDYEGTKEFSFKIVASDSGKPSLNQTALVRVKLEDENDNPPIFNQPVIELSVSENNRRGLYLTTISATDEDSGKNADIVYQLGPNASFFDLDRKTGVLTASRVFNREEQERFIFTVTARDNGTPPLQSQAAVIVTVLDENDNSPKFTHNHFQFFVSENLPKYSTVGVITVTDEDAGENKAVTLSILNDNENFVLDPYSGVIKSNVSFDREQQSSYTFDVKATDGGQPPRSSTAKVTINVMDVNDNSPVVISPPSNTSFKLVPLSAIPGSVVAEVFAVDIDTGMNAELKYTIVSGNNKGLFRIDPVTGNITLEEKPAPTDVGLHRLVVNISDLGYPKALHTLVLVFLYVNDTAGNASYIYDLIRRTMETPLDRNIGDSGQPYQNEDYLTIMIAIVAGAMVVIVVIFVTVLVRCRHASRFKAAQRSKQGAEWMSPNQENKQNKKKKRKKRKSPKSSLLNFVTIEESKPDDAVHEPINGTISLPAELEEQSIGRFDWGPAPPTTFKPNSPDLAKHYKSASPQPAFHLKPDTPVSVKKHHVIQELPLDNTFVGGCDTLSKRSSTSSDHFSASECSSQGGFKTKGPLHTRQCNSHSKNDLIPVTHQKCPSSTGFHIRENEESHSESQRRVTFHLPDGSQESCSDSGLGDHEPVGSGTLISHPLPLVQPQDEFYDQASPDKRTEADGNSDPNSGSSLEL; encoded by the coding sequence ATGGACCTGAGGGATTTTTACCTGTTGGCTGCTCTGATTGCCTGTTTAAGGCTGGATTCCGCAATAGCTCAAGAACTTATTTACACTATTAGAGAGGAATTGCCCGAAAATGTGCCCATAGGAAATATACCAAAGGATCTGAATATTTCTCACATCAACGCTGCCACAGGGACGagtgccagccttgtctacaggcTGGTTTCTAAAGCTGGGGATGCCCCTCTGGTGAAAGTATCCAGTAGCACTGGGGAGATTTTCACAACCTCCAACAGAATagacagagagaaactctgtGCCGGAGCTTCTTATGCTGAGGAGAATGAGTGTTTCTTTGAACTTGAGGTGGTGATCCTCCCCAATGACTTTTTCAGACTGATCAAAATCAAGATCATTGTCAAGGATACCAATGATAATGCCCCCATGTTTCCGTCTCCCGTCATCAATATTTCCATCCCAGAGAACACTTTGATCAACAGTCGCTTTCCAATCCCATCAGCCACAGACCCTGACACGGGCTTCAATGGGGTACAGCATTATGAATTGCTGAATGGGCAGAGTGTTTTTGGACTGGATATCGTGGAAACTCCGGAGGGAGAAAAGTGGCCGCAATTGATCGTTCAGCAGAACTTGGATAGAGAACAAAAAGATACCTATGTGATGAAAATCAAAGTGGAGGATGGGGGCACTCCACAGAAATCCAGCACAGCCATACTCCAGGTCACAGTAAGTGATGTCAATGACAACAGGCCAGTGTTTAAAGAGGGTCAAGTGGAAGTGCATATTCCAGAGAATGCTCCTGTAGGGACCTCTGTGATTCAGCTCCATGCTACTGATGCAGACATAGGCAGCAATGCTGAAATCCGGTACATCTTTGGTGCCCAGGTCGCCCCTGCAACCAAAAGACTCTTTGCTTTAAATAACACAACTGGGCTGATTACAGTTCAGAGGTCCTTAGATAGGGAAGAGACAGCCATTCACAAAGTGACAGTGCTGGCTAGTGACGGCAGCTCCACTCCTGCCAGAGCCACCGTTACCATCAATGTCACAGATGTAAATGATAATCCTCCAAACATAGACCTCAGGTACATTATAAGTCCCATCAATGGCACCGTGTATCTCTCTGAGAAAGATCCAGTCAATACAAAGATTGCCCTAATTACAGTTTCAGATAAGGACACGGATGTGAATGGCAAAGTGATCTGTTTTATTGAAAGAGAGGTCCCATTTCATCTGAAGGCAGTGTATGACAACCAGTATCTGCTAGAGACCTCGTCTCTGCTGGACTATGAGGGCACCAAAGAATTCAGCTTTAAAATCGTTGCCTCTGATTCTGGGAAGCCCAGTTTGAATCAGACTGCCCTGGTAAGGGTTAAGCTTGAGGACGAAAATGACAACCCACCAATTTTCAACCAGCCTGTAATTGAGCTGTCAGTTTCTGAAAACAACCGACGTGGGTTATACTTAACAACTATTAGTGCTACGGATGAAGACAGTGGGAAAAATGCAGACATTGTTTATCAGCTTGGACCCAATGCCTCCTTCTTTGATCTGGACAGAAAGACAGGAGTTCTGACAGCCTCCAGAGTCTTTAACAGGGAGGAACAAGAGCGGTTCATTTTTACAGTAACTGCCAGGGACAACGGGACCCCTCCCCTGCAGAGCCAAGCAGCCGTGATAGTTACTGTTCTGGATGAGAATGACAATAGCCCCAAGTTCACTCATAATCATTTTCAGTTTTTTGTGTCTGAGAATCTGCCAAAGTATAGTACTGTGGGGGTAATCACAGTGACAGACGAGGACGCTGGAGAGAATAAAGCTGTGACTCTTTCCATTCTAAATGACAATGAAAATTTCGTGTTGGATCCCTATTCAGGAGTCATAAAGTCCAATGTCTCCTTTGATAGAGAACAGCAGAGTTCCTACACGTTTGATGTCAAAGCCACTGACGGAGGACAGCCACCTCGGTCCTCTACTGCAAAAGTAACTATCAATGTCATGGATGTCAATGACAATAGTCCAGTTGTCATTTCTCCACCATCCAACACCTCCTTTAAGTTGGTGCCCCTCTCAGCCATTCCTGGTTCCGTGGTTGCTGAAGTTTTTGCTGTGGATATTGACACCGGGATGAATGCAGAACTTAAGTATACCATAGTGAGCGGGAACAACAAAGGATTATTTCGGATTGATCCAGTAACGGGCAATATCACCTTAGAAGAAAAGCCGGCACCTACTGACGTGGGCCTGCACCGTCTCGTGGTCAACATAAGTGACCTGGGGTACCCTAAGGCTTTGCACACTCTTGTGCTGGTATTTCTTTACGTGAACGACACTGCTGGAAACGCCTCGTATATATATGACTTGATCCGTAGGACTATGGAGACCCCGCTGGACAGGAACATAGGAGATAGTGGTCAACCTTATCAAAACGAGGACTATCTCACCATCATGATTGCCATCGTTGCCGGGGCCATGGTCGTCATCGTCGTGATCTTTGTCACGGTGCTGGTGCGCTGTCGCCATGCGTCGAGGTTCAAGGCTGCTCAGAGGAGCAAACAAGGTGCTGAATGGATGTCCCCAAACCaggagaataaacaaaacaagaaaaagaaacggAAGAAAAGAAAGTCGCCCAAGAGTTCTCTTTTGAACTTTGTTACTATCGAAGAGTCCAAACCTGATGATGCGGTTCATGAACCTATCAATGGGACCATAAGCCTGCCTGCTGAGCTGGAGGAACAGAGTATAGGAAGATTTGACTGGGGCCCGGCCCCTCCAACAACCTTCAAGCCTAACAGCCCTGACCTGGCCAAGCACTACAAATCTGCCTCTCCACAGCCTGCGTTTCATCTCAAACCAGACACTCCAGTTTCCGTGAAAAAGCACCACGTCATTCAAGAGCTCCCTTTGGACAACACCTTTGTTGGGGGCTGCGACACCCTTTCCAAACGCTCCTCCACTAGTTCAGATCACTTCAGTGCCTCAGAGTGCAGCTCCCAAGGAGGCTTCAAGACAAAGGGCCCCTTACACACCAGACAG
- the Pcdh9 gene encoding protocadherin-9 isoform X9, translating into MDLRDFYLLAALIACLRLDSAIAQELIYTIREELPENVPIGNIPKDLNISHINAATGTSASLVYRLVSKAGDAPLVKVSSSTGEIFTTSNRIDREKLCAGASYAEENECFFELEVVILPNDFFRLIKIKIIVKDTNDNAPMFPSPVINISIPENTLINSRFPIPSATDPDTGFNGVQHYELLNGQSVFGLDIVETPEGEKWPQLIVQQNLDREQKDTYVMKIKVEDGGTPQKSSTAILQVTVSDVNDNRPVFKEGQVEVHIPENAPVGTSVIQLHATDADIGSNAEIRYIFGAQVAPATKRLFALNNTTGLITVQRSLDREETAIHKVTVLASDGSSTPARATVTINVTDVNDNPPNIDLRYIISPINGTVYLSEKDPVNTKIALITVSDKDTDVNGKVICFIEREVPFHLKAVYDNQYLLETSSLLDYEGTKEFSFKIVASDSGKPSLNQTALVRVKLEDENDNPPIFNQPVIELSVSENNRRGLYLTTISATDEDSGKNADIVYQLGPNASFFDLDRKTGVLTASRVFNREEQERFIFTVTARDNGTPPLQSQAAVIVTVLDENDNSPKFTHNHFQFFVSENLPKYSTVGVITVTDEDAGENKAVTLSILNDNENFVLDPYSGVIKSNVSFDREQQSSYTFDVKATDGGQPPRSSTAKVTINVMDVNDNSPVVISPPSNTSFKLVPLSAIPGSVVAEVFAVDIDTGMNAELKYTIVSGNNKGLFRIDPVTGNITLEEKPAPTDVGLHRLVVNISDLGYPKALHTLVLVFLYVNDTAGNASYIYDLIRRTMETPLDRNIGDSGQPYQNEDYLTIMIAIVAGAMVVIVVIFVTVLVRCRHASRFKAAQRSKQGAEWMSPNQENKQNKKKKRKKRKSPKSSLLNFVTIEESKPDDAVHEPINGTISLPAELEEQSIGRFDWGPAPPTTFKPNSPDLAKHYKSASPQPAFHLKPDTPVSVKKHHVIQELPLDNTFVGGCDTLSKRSSTSSDHFSASECSSQGGFKTKGPLHTRQPQDEFYDQASPDKRTEADGNSDPNSELKSTRCFLHAWVQPQTTK; encoded by the coding sequence ATGGACCTGAGGGATTTTTACCTGTTGGCTGCTCTGATTGCCTGTTTAAGGCTGGATTCCGCAATAGCTCAAGAACTTATTTACACTATTAGAGAGGAATTGCCCGAAAATGTGCCCATAGGAAATATACCAAAGGATCTGAATATTTCTCACATCAACGCTGCCACAGGGACGagtgccagccttgtctacaggcTGGTTTCTAAAGCTGGGGATGCCCCTCTGGTGAAAGTATCCAGTAGCACTGGGGAGATTTTCACAACCTCCAACAGAATagacagagagaaactctgtGCCGGAGCTTCTTATGCTGAGGAGAATGAGTGTTTCTTTGAACTTGAGGTGGTGATCCTCCCCAATGACTTTTTCAGACTGATCAAAATCAAGATCATTGTCAAGGATACCAATGATAATGCCCCCATGTTTCCGTCTCCCGTCATCAATATTTCCATCCCAGAGAACACTTTGATCAACAGTCGCTTTCCAATCCCATCAGCCACAGACCCTGACACGGGCTTCAATGGGGTACAGCATTATGAATTGCTGAATGGGCAGAGTGTTTTTGGACTGGATATCGTGGAAACTCCGGAGGGAGAAAAGTGGCCGCAATTGATCGTTCAGCAGAACTTGGATAGAGAACAAAAAGATACCTATGTGATGAAAATCAAAGTGGAGGATGGGGGCACTCCACAGAAATCCAGCACAGCCATACTCCAGGTCACAGTAAGTGATGTCAATGACAACAGGCCAGTGTTTAAAGAGGGTCAAGTGGAAGTGCATATTCCAGAGAATGCTCCTGTAGGGACCTCTGTGATTCAGCTCCATGCTACTGATGCAGACATAGGCAGCAATGCTGAAATCCGGTACATCTTTGGTGCCCAGGTCGCCCCTGCAACCAAAAGACTCTTTGCTTTAAATAACACAACTGGGCTGATTACAGTTCAGAGGTCCTTAGATAGGGAAGAGACAGCCATTCACAAAGTGACAGTGCTGGCTAGTGACGGCAGCTCCACTCCTGCCAGAGCCACCGTTACCATCAATGTCACAGATGTAAATGATAATCCTCCAAACATAGACCTCAGGTACATTATAAGTCCCATCAATGGCACCGTGTATCTCTCTGAGAAAGATCCAGTCAATACAAAGATTGCCCTAATTACAGTTTCAGATAAGGACACGGATGTGAATGGCAAAGTGATCTGTTTTATTGAAAGAGAGGTCCCATTTCATCTGAAGGCAGTGTATGACAACCAGTATCTGCTAGAGACCTCGTCTCTGCTGGACTATGAGGGCACCAAAGAATTCAGCTTTAAAATCGTTGCCTCTGATTCTGGGAAGCCCAGTTTGAATCAGACTGCCCTGGTAAGGGTTAAGCTTGAGGACGAAAATGACAACCCACCAATTTTCAACCAGCCTGTAATTGAGCTGTCAGTTTCTGAAAACAACCGACGTGGGTTATACTTAACAACTATTAGTGCTACGGATGAAGACAGTGGGAAAAATGCAGACATTGTTTATCAGCTTGGACCCAATGCCTCCTTCTTTGATCTGGACAGAAAGACAGGAGTTCTGACAGCCTCCAGAGTCTTTAACAGGGAGGAACAAGAGCGGTTCATTTTTACAGTAACTGCCAGGGACAACGGGACCCCTCCCCTGCAGAGCCAAGCAGCCGTGATAGTTACTGTTCTGGATGAGAATGACAATAGCCCCAAGTTCACTCATAATCATTTTCAGTTTTTTGTGTCTGAGAATCTGCCAAAGTATAGTACTGTGGGGGTAATCACAGTGACAGACGAGGACGCTGGAGAGAATAAAGCTGTGACTCTTTCCATTCTAAATGACAATGAAAATTTCGTGTTGGATCCCTATTCAGGAGTCATAAAGTCCAATGTCTCCTTTGATAGAGAACAGCAGAGTTCCTACACGTTTGATGTCAAAGCCACTGACGGAGGACAGCCACCTCGGTCCTCTACTGCAAAAGTAACTATCAATGTCATGGATGTCAATGACAATAGTCCAGTTGTCATTTCTCCACCATCCAACACCTCCTTTAAGTTGGTGCCCCTCTCAGCCATTCCTGGTTCCGTGGTTGCTGAAGTTTTTGCTGTGGATATTGACACCGGGATGAATGCAGAACTTAAGTATACCATAGTGAGCGGGAACAACAAAGGATTATTTCGGATTGATCCAGTAACGGGCAATATCACCTTAGAAGAAAAGCCGGCACCTACTGACGTGGGCCTGCACCGTCTCGTGGTCAACATAAGTGACCTGGGGTACCCTAAGGCTTTGCACACTCTTGTGCTGGTATTTCTTTACGTGAACGACACTGCTGGAAACGCCTCGTATATATATGACTTGATCCGTAGGACTATGGAGACCCCGCTGGACAGGAACATAGGAGATAGTGGTCAACCTTATCAAAACGAGGACTATCTCACCATCATGATTGCCATCGTTGCCGGGGCCATGGTCGTCATCGTCGTGATCTTTGTCACGGTGCTGGTGCGCTGTCGCCATGCGTCGAGGTTCAAGGCTGCTCAGAGGAGCAAACAAGGTGCTGAATGGATGTCCCCAAACCaggagaataaacaaaacaagaaaaagaaacggAAGAAAAGAAAGTCGCCCAAGAGTTCTCTTTTGAACTTTGTTACTATCGAAGAGTCCAAACCTGATGATGCGGTTCATGAACCTATCAATGGGACCATAAGCCTGCCTGCTGAGCTGGAGGAACAGAGTATAGGAAGATTTGACTGGGGCCCGGCCCCTCCAACAACCTTCAAGCCTAACAGCCCTGACCTGGCCAAGCACTACAAATCTGCCTCTCCACAGCCTGCGTTTCATCTCAAACCAGACACTCCAGTTTCCGTGAAAAAGCACCACGTCATTCAAGAGCTCCCTTTGGACAACACCTTTGTTGGGGGCTGCGACACCCTTTCCAAACGCTCCTCCACTAGTTCAGATCACTTCAGTGCCTCAGAGTGCAGCTCCCAAGGAGGCTTCAAGACAAAGGGCCCCTTACACACCAGACAG